A single window of Paenibacillus sp. FSL H8-0537 DNA harbors:
- a CDS encoding extracellular solute-binding protein: MFRKMKWLSLMLMSIMMVAAGCSSGGNANSGGGAASPASSSGTESPAQAADEEVTIKLHTFGNEASYNWKQTIAAFEEKNPNIKVDVVVLSEKGDTQEAIQKLDLAASSNEQMDVIMFSDPAGYAQRVGLGMVAPIDDFIAKEGFKVNQEYKVDTMLDGKYYALPGKFNPWYVLLNKTQLAAAGLEVPTEWTWDDFMSYAKTLTTGDGASKHYGTYFHGPQNGGWMEFLKLALANQPDNTEFLKADGTSNLDNPLMRKTLELRVQMEKQDKSASPYTDMISQKLHYRNQFFNQAVSMVMIGSWMNTELGGTEQFPLNFEVAVAPIPKNAAADEGGYTMVTTDYVSVAASSKHKDAAYQFVRWYTTEGQIAQGKNVPSWNGIDDSQLETIIDTILSGTANPEKVDKQSLLSVLKNAKSSKIIPPVTYQSEIYKVINEEYEKLIFDQQDIDQTIAALQERVQQVIDSNKK; the protein is encoded by the coding sequence ATGTTTAGAAAAATGAAATGGTTATCGCTTATGCTGATGTCGATTATGATGGTGGCGGCAGGCTGCTCATCAGGTGGAAACGCAAATAGCGGCGGGGGAGCGGCTTCGCCAGCATCGAGCAGCGGTACGGAAAGCCCGGCGCAGGCGGCTGATGAAGAGGTTACGATTAAGCTGCATACGTTCGGCAACGAGGCGAGCTATAATTGGAAGCAGACGATTGCGGCATTTGAGGAGAAAAATCCAAACATCAAGGTTGATGTCGTCGTATTGAGCGAGAAGGGCGATACGCAGGAGGCGATTCAGAAGCTGGATCTTGCCGCATCCTCCAATGAGCAGATGGATGTCATCATGTTCAGTGATCCTGCTGGCTATGCGCAGCGCGTTGGTCTGGGCATGGTTGCTCCGATTGATGATTTTATTGCTAAAGAAGGCTTTAAGGTTAATCAGGAGTACAAGGTCGATACGATGCTGGACGGCAAATATTATGCGCTGCCAGGCAAGTTCAACCCTTGGTATGTGCTGCTGAACAAGACGCAGCTGGCCGCTGCGGGGCTAGAGGTGCCAACCGAATGGACATGGGATGACTTTATGAGCTATGCGAAGACGCTTACGACAGGCGACGGGGCATCGAAGCATTACGGCACGTATTTCCATGGTCCGCAAAATGGCGGCTGGATGGAGTTTCTGAAGCTGGCGCTGGCGAATCAGCCGGATAATACCGAGTTTTTGAAGGCGGATGGCACGTCCAATCTGGATAATCCGCTCATGCGCAAAACGCTGGAGCTGCGTGTGCAGATGGAGAAGCAGGATAAATCGGCATCCCCATACACCGATATGATTTCGCAGAAGCTGCATTACCGCAACCAGTTTTTCAATCAGGCAGTCAGCATGGTCATGATTGGCAGCTGGATGAACACGGAGCTTGGCGGAACGGAGCAGTTCCCGCTTAACTTTGAAGTGGCGGTCGCTCCGATTCCGAAAAATGCAGCGGCAGACGAAGGCGGCTACACGATGGTGACGACGGATTATGTGTCGGTTGCGGCTTCCTCCAAGCATAAGGATGCAGCGTACCAGTTTGTTCGCTGGTATACGACCGAAGGACAGATCGCTCAAGGTAAAAATGTTCCGTCCTGGAATGGCATTGACGATTCCCAGCTGGAAACGATTATTGATACGATTTTGAGCGGTACGGCAAATCCGGAGAAGGTCGACAAGCAGTCATTGCTGTCGGTGCTGAAAAACGCCAAATCGTCCAAAATCATTCCGCCTGTTACGTATCAATCTGAAATTTATAAAGTGATCAATGAGGAGTATGAGAAGCTGATCTTTGATCAGCAGGATATTGATCAGACGATTGCCGCTTTGCAGGAGCGTGTGCAGCAGGTGATTGATTCGAATAAAAAGTAG
- the groES gene encoding co-chaperone GroES, whose translation MIRPLGERVLVEAIAKEETTASGIVLPDSAKEKPQEGKVVAVGSGALKDGVRVALEVKEGDRVLFSKYAGTEVKYDGKEYLIMKESDIHAIFE comes from the coding sequence ATGATCAGACCTTTGGGTGAACGTGTATTAGTAGAAGCGATCGCGAAAGAAGAAACGACTGCAAGCGGTATCGTTTTGCCAGATTCGGCTAAGGAAAAACCGCAAGAAGGTAAAGTGGTGGCTGTTGGCAGCGGCGCGCTGAAAGACGGAGTTCGCGTAGCGCTTGAAGTTAAAGAAGGCGATCGCGTCCTTTTCTCCAAATATGCGGGAACAGAAGTCAAATACGACGGCAAAGAGTATTTGATTATGAAAGAAAGCGACATTCACGCGATCTTTGAATAG
- a CDS encoding histidine kinase, with translation MSSQWLSLLRLRSFRYRLMVAAIVCLLLPALITLAVYNMLTKDAMKQEAVTQSQQKLELVDGYVSNLFNYMFYIANNVQLDSEMNRIMKAIASGKTYEGASAEYDRYLDRMKIMNKIENMTVVGDKAYVTILLKDGTNFANYSFDEYDPGLFREEPWFAQLNGLSGLQSFWPGATPTVFDSDKIRSPYQLSIARALRGDSVNPFGYVIVTILENKVSDIFRKIELEQETMLLGSEDQILSHPDAKRVGEIFPYATLASEQADPHILQIEKEDYLMAWHTNSLTGWKLVSLTPYDRAVFKLNVIFKRVFMFQLASFCLFMVLLLYLLGKFTRPLVRLGRVAETVQRGNLEVRSGIRGEDEIGYLGQSFDLMLDKVKETIGEITKTQVRKRKAELAMLQAQINPHFLFNVLNSIRMKVLRKGDSESAEMISSLSKLLRMTISQDKGVIPLHEEVDLAIDYVRLMNMRQKEKAELTLDLSPLSLTALVPRFCLQPIIENALIHGLSQQAGLMTISASEAEGGYQITVSDSGEGIEKGKLERLRHKLGASSLEKLEQEAAGEEDGDAAALPGKFSGIGLVNVYERMGITYGERFQMTIDSDIGQGTVITLYIPKQVVDSDG, from the coding sequence GTGTCTAGTCAATGGCTGTCGCTGCTGCGGCTGAGGTCGTTTCGCTATCGGTTGATGGTAGCGGCCATCGTCTGTCTGCTCCTCCCCGCTTTAATTACGCTCGCCGTCTACAATATGCTGACGAAGGATGCGATGAAGCAGGAGGCGGTCACGCAATCGCAGCAAAAGCTGGAGCTGGTGGACGGATATGTGTCGAATCTGTTTAATTATATGTTTTATATCGCCAATAACGTACAGCTGGACTCGGAAATGAACCGGATTATGAAAGCGATTGCTTCAGGCAAAACCTATGAAGGCGCAAGCGCGGAATATGACCGCTACCTCGACCGCATGAAGATTATGAATAAAATTGAAAATATGACCGTCGTCGGCGATAAGGCTTATGTGACGATTTTGCTGAAGGACGGGACGAATTTTGCCAATTATTCGTTTGATGAATACGATCCCGGCTTGTTTCGCGAGGAGCCTTGGTTCGCGCAATTAAATGGGCTGTCCGGGCTGCAGTCGTTTTGGCCGGGGGCTACGCCGACGGTGTTTGACAGCGATAAAATTCGCAGCCCCTACCAGCTCTCTATTGCCCGGGCTTTGCGTGGGGATAGTGTGAATCCCTTCGGCTACGTCATTGTGACGATACTGGAAAACAAGGTGAGCGATATTTTTCGGAAAATCGAGCTGGAGCAGGAAACGATGCTGCTCGGCAGCGAGGACCAGATTTTATCCCATCCCGACGCAAAGCGCGTGGGCGAAATTTTTCCTTACGCAACGCTTGCGAGCGAGCAGGCCGACCCGCATATTTTGCAAATCGAAAAAGAGGATTATTTAATGGCCTGGCATACAAATTCCCTTACGGGCTGGAAGCTGGTGTCACTTACTCCTTATGACCGCGCTGTTTTTAAGCTGAATGTCATTTTCAAACGCGTCTTTATGTTCCAGCTCGCATCTTTCTGCTTGTTTATGGTGCTGCTGCTTTATTTGCTGGGGAAATTCACACGGCCGCTCGTTCGTCTGGGGCGGGTAGCGGAGACAGTGCAGCGCGGTAATTTGGAGGTGCGCTCGGGCATTCGCGGGGAGGATGAGATCGGCTATTTGGGCCAATCCTTCGATTTAATGCTCGATAAGGTGAAGGAGACGATTGGCGAAATTACGAAGACGCAGGTGCGAAAGCGCAAGGCGGAGCTTGCGATGCTCCAGGCGCAGATTAATCCGCATTTTCTGTTTAATGTGCTGAATTCGATCCGGATGAAGGTGCTGCGCAAAGGGGATTCGGAAAGCGCGGAAATGATCAGCTCGCTGTCCAAGCTGCTGCGGATGACCATTAGCCAGGATAAAGGCGTCATCCCGCTTCATGAGGAGGTCGATCTCGCGATCGATTATGTGAGGCTGATGAATATGCGGCAAAAAGAGAAGGCGGAGCTCACGCTTGACCTGTCGCCTCTGAGCTTAACAGCACTCGTCCCGCGCTTCTGTCTGCAGCCGATTATTGAAAATGCGCTTATTCATGGTCTCAGTCAGCAGGCTGGCTTAATGACGATTAGCGCAAGCGAAGCAGAGGGTGGCTATCAAATAACGGTGAGCGACAGCGGCGAAGGCATTGAGAAGGGAAAGCTCGAACGGCTGCGACATAAGCTTGGTGCCAGCTCTTTAGAAAAGCTTGAGCAGGAAGCGGCAGGTGAAGAGGATGGTGATGCAGCCGCCTTGCCAGGCAAGTTCTCGGGCATCGGGCTTGTAAATGTATACGAACGGATGGGTATAACCTACGGCGAACGCTTCCAGATGACGATAGACAGCGATATCGGGCAGGGCACAGTCATTACGCTGTACATTCCGAAGCAGGTGGTGGATTCTGATGGTTAA
- a CDS encoding helix-turn-helix domain-containing protein produces MVKVMLVDDDYPVLDLLAFAIEWEELGFQLLGMHENGEVALAAALEEMPDILITDIGMPRMDGLELIRRLKERKPELRVAVLSCHDEFRYAQQALKLQVQDYLLKDTLDPSDIRKLLLQFQAELNETKDLHMEQLRKEHMVDRNKALLKEQFIRATLHQPMLDPVKWQQELGAFDLPFIAGELVIPVLGIIDDYPRALQRFRSEEVLRFVVDNVTREVMASREHGRPAAHFVYSPQESFIMQVCPQGLKINGFDEVKLMLAEVQRTLRSSLKLTMSFLIGDSAGDPLRLREALAELLSGAEARFYRAPGSIGKACAGKAAQPAKAGSDNPLLERFGEAAELLREALLGHKREAAEELVRQWLSLAEQRRLPPEQVKDWVFKLLLDVKLKLQLMQHTRSASSIDVSHHEVWELGSLAELQEWLIAHCLSAITASETGVSGSKRAEVIDACEYVSQHLDKKISLDEVADQLFMNPSYFSRLFKKEMGETFIEYVIRMKMHRAKELLDQTGSPVGKICETLGYDNQSYFIKLFKSCTGVTPVEYRRGQKRL; encoded by the coding sequence ATGGTTAAGGTGATGCTGGTTGATGATGATTATCCGGTGCTGGATCTGCTGGCTTTTGCCATTGAGTGGGAGGAGCTGGGCTTTCAGCTGCTAGGCATGCATGAGAATGGCGAGGTTGCGCTGGCAGCGGCGCTGGAGGAAATGCCAGATATTCTGATTACAGATATCGGGATGCCCCGCATGGACGGACTGGAGCTGATACGCCGGCTGAAAGAGCGCAAACCGGAGCTGCGCGTAGCCGTGCTGTCCTGCCACGATGAGTTCCGTTATGCGCAGCAGGCGCTCAAGCTGCAAGTACAGGATTATTTGCTCAAGGATACGCTTGATCCTTCGGATATTCGCAAGCTGCTGCTGCAATTTCAGGCGGAGCTGAATGAGACGAAGGATTTGCATATGGAGCAGCTCCGCAAGGAGCATATGGTCGATCGCAACAAGGCGCTGCTGAAGGAGCAGTTTATTAGGGCGACGCTTCATCAGCCGATGCTGGATCCCGTCAAATGGCAGCAGGAGCTGGGGGCATTCGATCTGCCATTCATAGCTGGCGAGCTTGTCATTCCCGTGCTCGGCATCATCGACGATTATCCGCGGGCGCTGCAGCGTTTTCGCTCCGAAGAGGTGCTGCGATTTGTGGTGGATAATGTCACGCGGGAGGTGATGGCAAGCAGGGAGCACGGCCGCCCCGCTGCGCATTTTGTGTACAGTCCACAGGAATCCTTCATCATGCAGGTATGTCCGCAGGGGCTGAAAATAAACGGCTTCGACGAGGTGAAGCTGATGCTGGCGGAAGTGCAGCGGACGCTCAGAAGCTCGCTGAAGCTGACGATGTCTTTTCTGATCGGCGATAGCGCGGGCGATCCTTTGCGCTTGCGGGAAGCGCTGGCGGAGCTGCTTTCCGGGGCGGAGGCGCGCTTTTATCGCGCGCCAGGCTCTATTGGGAAGGCGTGCGCCGGTAAGGCAGCGCAGCCCGCGAAGGCAGGCAGCGACAATCCGCTGCTGGAAAGGTTTGGCGAGGCGGCCGAGCTGCTGCGGGAGGCGCTGCTGGGCCATAAGCGCGAGGCGGCAGAGGAGCTGGTGCGCCAGTGGCTGTCGCTCGCGGAGCAGCGGAGGCTGCCGCCCGAGCAGGTAAAGGATTGGGTGTTTAAGCTGCTGCTGGATGTAAAGCTCAAGCTTCAATTGATGCAGCATACCCGCTCAGCAAGCTCGATTGACGTCAGCCACCATGAGGTGTGGGAGCTGGGCAGCCTTGCCGAGCTGCAAGAGTGGCTGATTGCCCACTGCTTGTCGGCGATAACCGCTTCCGAAACTGGCGTCAGCGGCAGCAAGCGGGCCGAGGTGATCGACGCTTGCGAATACGTTTCACAGCATTTGGACAAAAAAATCAGTCTCGACGAGGTTGCCGATCAGCTGTTTATGAACCCCAGCTACTTTAGCCGCCTGTTCAAGAAGGAAATGGGCGAGACTTTTATCGAATATGTAATACGGATGAAAATGCATCGGGCTAAAGAGCTGCTCGATCAAACGGGCTCGCCCGTTGGCAAAATATGCGAAACGCTGGGCTACGATAATCAGAGCTATTTTATAAAGCTGTTTAAGTCATGTACAGGTGTGACGCCTGTGGAATATCGGAGAGGGCAAAAGCGATTGTAA
- a CDS encoding DUF2264 domain-containing protein: MIGEKGTDSGERVQLAEERKYWVSELCRVAEPVLRLLAARELKKTMPVQAAAGQDRSDVTHLEALGRLLCGIAPWLEGSGGADEAEERLRQQYAELSRAAIAAGCDPESPDYMNFAEGYQPIVDTAFLAQAILRAPTELWDKLDAKVQKHVIQAFKLTRTRKPFAMNWLLFSAIIEAALYRMGESDWDPMRIDYALKQHEQWYVGDGAYGDGPSFHFDYYNSFVIQPMLVDIVAAVHGCYEDWDAMQASIKERARRWAEVQERLISPEGTFPPLGRSLAYRCGAMQSLAQSALLGELPGSVSPPQARCALTAVIRRSLSVPGTFTEDGWLTIGFCGSQPDIGEHYISTGSLYLCAAVFLPLGLAAEHPFWSGEPEDWTARKAWSGAAFSMDQALKG; encoded by the coding sequence TTGATTGGGGAAAAAGGTACAGATTCAGGCGAGAGAGTGCAGTTAGCGGAGGAACGAAAGTATTGGGTGAGCGAGTTATGCCGTGTAGCCGAGCCTGTGCTGCGTCTGCTAGCGGCTCGGGAGCTGAAAAAAACGATGCCTGTGCAGGCTGCTGCGGGACAGGATCGCTCCGATGTGACCCATCTGGAGGCGCTGGGCCGCCTCTTATGTGGAATAGCACCTTGGCTTGAAGGCAGCGGCGGGGCAGATGAAGCGGAGGAGCGGCTGCGCCAGCAATATGCGGAGCTGTCACGTGCTGCGATTGCTGCTGGCTGCGATCCGGAATCGCCTGATTATATGAATTTCGCTGAAGGCTATCAGCCGATTGTCGATACGGCGTTTCTGGCACAGGCGATTTTGCGTGCGCCGACGGAGCTATGGGACAAGCTGGATGCCAAGGTGCAGAAGCATGTTATCCAAGCTTTCAAACTAACGCGCACGCGCAAGCCCTTCGCCATGAACTGGCTGCTTTTCTCCGCAATCATTGAAGCGGCCTTATATCGCATGGGAGAAAGCGATTGGGACCCGATGCGCATTGATTATGCGCTCAAGCAGCATGAGCAGTGGTATGTCGGTGACGGAGCCTATGGCGATGGGCCATCGTTCCATTTCGACTATTACAACAGCTTTGTAATCCAGCCCATGCTCGTTGACATCGTGGCAGCCGTTCATGGCTGCTATGAAGATTGGGATGCTATGCAGGCGAGCATCAAGGAGAGAGCAAGGCGCTGGGCGGAGGTGCAGGAGCGGCTTATTTCGCCGGAAGGCACCTTTCCCCCGCTGGGCCGCTCGCTTGCCTACCGCTGCGGCGCCATGCAAAGCTTGGCGCAAAGCGCGCTGCTCGGCGAGCTTCCCGGCAGCGTTTCTCCGCCGCAGGCTCGCTGCGCATTGACCGCGGTTATTCGGCGCAGCTTGTCTGTGCCTGGCACATTTACAGAGGATGGTTGGCTGACCATCGGCTTTTGCGGCAGCCAGCCAGACATTGGCGAGCATTATATTTCCACAGGCAGCTTGTATTTATGCGCGGCTGTGTTTCTCCCGCTTGGACTTGCCGCTGAGCATCCCTTTTGGAGCGGCGAGCCTGAGGATTGGACAGCGCGCAAGGCGTGGTCAGGGGCTGCTTTTTCAATGGATCAGGCATTGAAAGGGTAG
- a CDS encoding glycoside hydrolase family 88 protein: MTVQEMGKQQQDWVNEAWDKVNQKIGRTSGRIGAQFPHASVNGTYVLEPAHWWTAGFWPGLLWLLYQDENSRTERYKELAEACELKLDEVIMGYDRLDHDIGFMWTLTSVARYKLLGEEASRRRALLAANLLSGRFNIQGRYIRAWNPWREGERNDGLAIIDCMMNLPLLYWASRTTEDPRYKHLAMAHADTVLEHFIRPDGSVYHIVEFDPQSGEVAAKHGGQGFAAESAWSRGASWAIYGMALSYAHSGEQRYLDAAKRTAHFFLANLPEDSVPHWDFRIPEGVEPYRDSSAGACAACGLLAIADVVPEVERDLYRSAGERILKSLYENYGAWADDAEEEGLVLHGTSHYPERKNLDVPLIYGDYFFTEGLSKLRGYDSFWS, from the coding sequence ATGACAGTGCAGGAGATGGGGAAGCAGCAGCAAGACTGGGTGAATGAAGCTTGGGACAAGGTGAATCAGAAGATAGGAAGGACTAGCGGCCGAATCGGTGCGCAATTTCCACATGCAAGCGTGAACGGGACTTATGTGCTGGAGCCGGCGCATTGGTGGACGGCGGGATTTTGGCCAGGACTGCTATGGCTGCTCTATCAAGATGAAAATTCGCGCACGGAGCGCTACAAGGAGCTTGCCGAAGCCTGTGAGCTTAAGCTCGACGAAGTCATCATGGGCTATGACCGGCTTGACCATGATATCGGCTTCATGTGGACGCTTACTAGTGTGGCACGCTATAAGCTGCTGGGGGAGGAGGCTTCGCGGCGGCGGGCACTGCTTGCAGCGAACCTGCTAAGCGGCCGCTTCAATATTCAGGGCCGTTATATTCGGGCATGGAATCCTTGGCGGGAAGGAGAGCGCAATGACGGGCTGGCTATTATCGACTGCATGATGAATTTGCCGCTGCTCTACTGGGCTTCGCGTACGACGGAGGACCCGCGCTACAAGCATTTGGCGATGGCACATGCCGATACGGTGCTGGAGCATTTTATTCGGCCGGATGGCTCGGTCTATCATATTGTAGAGTTTGATCCGCAAAGTGGCGAAGTAGCTGCAAAGCATGGCGGGCAAGGATTTGCAGCCGAATCGGCATGGTCGCGCGGCGCATCCTGGGCGATTTATGGCATGGCGCTCAGCTACGCTCATAGCGGCGAGCAGCGGTATTTGGATGCGGCGAAGCGCACGGCCCATTTTTTTCTGGCGAATTTACCTGAGGATTCCGTGCCGCATTGGGATTTCCGGATACCGGAAGGCGTGGAGCCGTACCGTGATTCATCGGCGGGCGCTTGCGCGGCTTGTGGTTTGCTGGCGATTGCGGACGTGGTGCCAGAGGTCGAGCGTGACTTGTATCGCAGTGCGGGGGAGCGGATTTTGAAATCGCTGTACGAGAACTATGGCGCATGGGCGGACGATGCAGAGGAGGAAGGGTTGGTTTTGCATGGCACGAGCCACTACCCGGAACGCAAAAATCTCGACGTCCCGCTCATCTACGGCGATTATTTCTTTACGGAGGGCCTGTCCAAGCTGCGCGGCTACGATAGCTTCTGGTCGTAA
- the groL gene encoding chaperonin GroEL (60 kDa chaperone family; promotes refolding of misfolded polypeptides especially under stressful conditions; forms two stacked rings of heptamers to form a barrel-shaped 14mer; ends can be capped by GroES; misfolded proteins enter the barrel where they are refolded when GroES binds), whose protein sequence is MAKEIKFSEDARRAMLRGVDALANAVKVTLGPKGRNVVLEKKFGSPLITNDGVSIAKEIELEDAFENMGAQLVKEVATKTNDVAGDGTTTATVLAQAMIREGLKNVTAGANPMVIRKGIEKAVKAAVEELQKIAKPIEGKQSIAQVAAISSADDEVGQLIAEAMEKVGNDGVITVEESKGFVTELEVVEGMQFDRGYISHYMVTDTDKMEAVLDNPYILITDKKITNIQEILPVLEKVVQSGKQLLIIAEDVEGEANATLVVNKLRGTFTCVAVKAPGFGDRRKAMLQDIAALTGGQVITEELGLELKSTTVEQLGSARQVRVTKENTIVIDGSGDASDIAARVSQIRTQLEETTSDFDREKLQERLAKLSGGVAVIKVGAATETELKERKLRIEDALNSTRAAVEEGIVSGGGTALINVYKAVAAVNAEGDEQTGVNIVLRSLEEPLRTIAANAGQEGSVIVERLKNEEIGIGYNAATGTWVNMFEAGIVDPAKVTRSALQNAASVAAMFLTTEAVVADKPEPKGAGGGMPDMGGMGGMGGMM, encoded by the coding sequence ATGGCAAAGGAAATTAAATTTAGCGAAGACGCTCGCCGCGCAATGCTGCGTGGTGTAGATGCGCTTGCAAATGCTGTAAAAGTTACACTCGGACCTAAAGGCCGCAACGTCGTGCTGGAGAAAAAATTCGGCAGCCCGTTGATCACGAACGATGGTGTATCCATCGCGAAAGAAATCGAGCTGGAAGATGCATTCGAGAACATGGGTGCACAGCTTGTTAAAGAAGTAGCAACAAAAACAAATGATGTTGCCGGTGACGGTACAACTACAGCTACTGTTTTGGCTCAAGCGATGATTCGCGAAGGTCTGAAAAACGTAACAGCTGGCGCTAACCCAATGGTTATCCGCAAAGGTATTGAAAAAGCGGTTAAAGCTGCAGTTGAAGAGCTGCAAAAGATCGCTAAACCAATCGAAGGCAAACAATCCATCGCTCAAGTTGCGGCTATTTCTTCCGCTGACGATGAAGTTGGCCAACTGATTGCAGAAGCTATGGAAAAAGTGGGCAACGACGGCGTTATTACCGTTGAAGAGTCCAAAGGCTTTGTAACGGAGCTTGAAGTGGTTGAAGGTATGCAATTCGACCGTGGATACATCTCCCACTACATGGTTACTGACACGGACAAAATGGAAGCTGTTCTGGATAACCCGTATATCCTGATCACTGACAAAAAAATTACAAACATTCAGGAAATTCTTCCTGTGCTTGAGAAAGTCGTTCAATCCGGCAAACAGCTTCTGATCATTGCAGAAGATGTTGAAGGCGAAGCGAACGCAACTCTGGTTGTGAACAAACTGCGCGGCACATTCACTTGTGTAGCTGTTAAAGCGCCAGGCTTCGGCGACCGTCGTAAAGCGATGCTGCAAGATATCGCTGCTCTGACTGGTGGTCAAGTGATCACTGAGGAACTGGGCCTTGAGCTGAAATCGACTACGGTTGAGCAACTGGGTTCCGCTCGTCAAGTACGCGTAACAAAAGAAAACACAATCGTGATTGACGGCAGCGGCGACGCTTCTGACATCGCGGCTCGTGTAAGCCAAATCCGTACGCAGCTGGAAGAAACAACTTCCGACTTCGACCGCGAGAAACTGCAAGAGCGTCTGGCTAAATTGTCCGGCGGCGTAGCGGTTATCAAAGTCGGTGCTGCTACTGAAACAGAATTGAAAGAGCGCAAGCTTCGCATTGAAGATGCCCTGAACTCGACTCGCGCAGCGGTTGAAGAAGGTATCGTATCCGGTGGTGGTACAGCTCTAATTAACGTATATAAAGCAGTTGCTGCTGTTAATGCAGAAGGCGACGAGCAAACAGGCGTTAACATCGTTCTTCGTTCCCTTGAAGAGCCGCTTCGCACAATCGCTGCGAATGCTGGCCAAGAAGGTTCGGTTATCGTTGAGCGCTTGAAAAATGAAGAAATCGGCATTGGCTACAACGCTGCTACTGGAACATGGGTTAACATGTTCGAAGCAGGTATCGTTGACCCTGCCAAAGTTACACGCTCCGCGCTGCAAAACGCAGCTTCCGTTGCAGCTATGTTCCTGACAACTGAAGCCGTTGTTGCTGACAAACCAGAACCTAAAGGTGCTGGCGGCGGCATGCCTGACATGGGCGGTATGGGTGGCATGGGCGGCATGATGTAA
- a CDS encoding carbohydrate ABC transporter permease: MNQKTINTVRKSIFTVLMMGMSIMFLLPFVWMLSTSFKIEADVFTYPIQWLPKTWHVIENYKEVWNGQFPFYKYYLNSIKITVVTTILSCMVSALAAYGFSKIQFAAGKYLFLIVLATYMIPQQAILVPQFILYRSIGFFDSHVGLILLGSFSVLGTFMLRQFFMGVHNEYIESAKIDGAGHGRIFMQIAFPLVRPAVATYAILRFIWTWNDYQNPLIFLRTDSLYTIQLAMQKFTTINGEFYSLIMAAAVSSIVPLLIIFVIGQKSVIEGIAMGGVKG; this comes from the coding sequence ATGAACCAGAAAACGATAAATACGGTTCGCAAGTCGATTTTCACGGTGCTAATGATGGGGATGAGCATAATGTTCCTGCTGCCCTTCGTCTGGATGCTTTCGACTTCCTTCAAAATCGAGGCGGATGTATTCACCTATCCCATTCAATGGCTACCGAAAACGTGGCATGTCATCGAAAATTACAAGGAAGTGTGGAATGGGCAATTTCCGTTCTATAAATACTATTTGAATTCTATTAAAATTACAGTAGTCACGACGATATTATCGTGTATGGTATCCGCGCTTGCTGCATATGGCTTCTCCAAAATCCAGTTTGCAGCAGGAAAATATTTGTTTCTTATCGTACTTGCCACTTATATGATTCCGCAGCAGGCGATTTTGGTGCCGCAGTTTATTTTGTATCGCTCGATTGGTTTTTTCGACAGCCATGTGGGACTCATTTTGCTTGGCAGCTTCAGCGTGCTTGGCACCTTCATGCTGCGCCAGTTTTTTATGGGCGTTCATAATGAATATATTGAATCGGCGAAAATCGACGGGGCGGGGCATGGCCGAATTTTTATGCAAATTGCGTTTCCGCTCGTGCGTCCCGCCGTTGCAACGTATGCGATTTTGCGCTTCATTTGGACTTGGAATGACTATCAGAATCCGCTGATTTTCCTGCGCACAGACAGCCTGTATACGATTCAATTGGCGATGCAAAAGTTTACGACCATTAACGGCGAGTTTTATTCGCTCATTATGGCGGCTGCCGTATCGTCCATCGTGCCGCTGCTGATCATTTTCGTCATTGGACAAAAAAGCGTCATCGAGGGCATTGCAATGGGCGGCGTAAAGGGCTAG